From Alcaligenes faecalis, the proteins below share one genomic window:
- a CDS encoding cytochrome ubiquinol oxidase subunit I — MIDLDVVTLSRLQFASTAMFHFLFVPLTLGLSFLLAIMESVYVMTGKAIWRRMTKFWGVLFGINFALGVATGIVMEFQFGMNWAYYSHYVGDIFGAPLAIEGLMAFFLEATFVGLFFFGWDRLSKLGHLIVTWLVAIGTNLSALWILVANGWMQNPVGAIFNPHTMRMEMTDFAEVILNPVAQAKVVHTVSAGYVLGAMFVMGISAWYLLRGRHIDLAKRSMTVAASFGLAASLSVVVLGDESGYLTTEHQQMKIAAMESMWETEEAPASFNLLAWPDQEARENRFAIEIPWVMGLIGTRSVSTPMLGINELVEHAKIRIANGLRAYEALQLVRADAGNVEARRVFDNNWKDLGYALLLKRYTDDITKADTDTIAQAAWDTVPQVAPLFWSFRIMVALGLYFILFFGVAFFLASRDRLQRHPRLLKAAVWSIPLPWVAIECGWFVAEFGRQPWAIEGVLPTYYAASGLSFVDLMISMTIFLLLYSTLAVIGIKVMLHSIRKGPDEAGETVTPSALSYGSRNAPLLRG; from the coding sequence ATGATTGATCTGGATGTCGTTACCTTGTCGCGGTTGCAATTTGCTTCCACCGCGATGTTCCACTTTTTATTTGTTCCCTTGACGCTGGGCCTGTCTTTTTTGCTGGCCATTATGGAAAGCGTCTATGTCATGACGGGCAAGGCCATCTGGCGTCGCATGACCAAGTTCTGGGGCGTGCTCTTTGGCATTAACTTTGCCCTGGGTGTGGCCACCGGGATTGTGATGGAATTTCAGTTCGGCATGAACTGGGCCTATTACAGCCACTATGTTGGCGATATTTTCGGAGCGCCGCTAGCCATCGAAGGTTTGATGGCGTTTTTTCTGGAAGCCACCTTTGTCGGCCTGTTCTTTTTCGGCTGGGATCGCCTCTCCAAGCTGGGACACCTGATTGTTACCTGGCTGGTTGCCATCGGTACCAACCTGTCGGCCTTGTGGATTCTGGTCGCTAACGGCTGGATGCAAAACCCGGTCGGTGCCATCTTCAACCCCCACACCATGCGTATGGAAATGACCGACTTTGCCGAGGTCATTCTCAATCCCGTTGCGCAAGCCAAAGTTGTTCATACCGTCAGTGCCGGTTATGTCCTGGGTGCCATGTTCGTGATGGGCATCAGTGCCTGGTACTTGCTGCGTGGTCGCCATATTGATCTGGCCAAGCGCTCGATGACGGTAGCGGCCAGTTTCGGCTTGGCAGCGTCCCTGTCCGTGGTGGTGCTGGGTGACGAAAGTGGTTACCTGACGACAGAACACCAGCAAATGAAGATTGCGGCCATGGAGTCCATGTGGGAAACCGAGGAAGCGCCTGCCAGCTTCAATCTTCTGGCCTGGCCGGATCAGGAAGCCCGTGAAAATCGCTTCGCTATCGAGATACCTTGGGTGATGGGCTTGATCGGGACGCGCTCGGTCAGTACCCCCATGCTGGGTATCAATGAGCTGGTCGAGCATGCCAAGATCCGTATTGCCAATGGCTTGCGCGCTTACGAGGCACTTCAGTTAGTCCGTGCCGATGCGGGTAATGTCGAGGCACGCCGCGTCTTTGACAATAACTGGAAGGACCTGGGTTACGCCTTGCTGCTCAAGCGTTATACAGATGACATCACCAAAGCGGATACTGACACCATCGCCCAGGCTGCCTGGGACACGGTGCCACAGGTTGCGCCCTTGTTCTGGAGCTTCCGCATCATGGTGGCTTTGGGGCTGTACTTCATCCTGTTCTTTGGTGTGGCCTTCTTCCTGGCCTCGCGTGACCGTCTGCAACGTCATCCGCGCTTGCTCAAAGCGGCGGTCTGGAGCATTCCCCTGCCTTGGGTCGCGATCGAATGTGGCTGGTTTGTGGCCGAATTCGGACGTCAGCCCTGGGCGATTGAAGGCGTCTTGCCGACTTACTATGCCGCTTCCGGCCTGTCCTTTGTGGACTTGATGATCAGTATGACCATCTTCCTCTTGCTCTACAGCACCCTGGCGGTGATTGGCATCAAGGTCATGCTGCATTCGATTCGTAAAGGTCCGGACGAGGCTGGCGAGACCGTCACACCTTCCGCTTTGTCTTATGGTTCGCGCAACGCTCCGTTGCTGCGCGGTTAA
- the lptA gene encoding lipopolysaccharide transport periplasmic protein LptA: MTTPDSARLGHKPMLSFSLLRGALALCLSTATLALLPTAPALAQAAASAAAEPDTSVLSDTLTYDDIAKQTIYKGNIILTRGAMTLMADQLAIEQDAEGFQHGTATVSERARVTIRQEDPAKFELMVAEGVRAIYNGKTEEVELIGKAVVNRYVCGKLQDSVQGQRIIYRQKDGTYQAFGGSDSATRDGRVRSVARPRANADAALAECQRKSSPRK; this comes from the coding sequence ATGACCACGCCTGACAGCGCCCGCCTGGGCCACAAGCCCATGCTCTCTTTTAGCCTTTTGCGTGGTGCCCTGGCCCTGTGCCTGAGCACTGCAACCCTGGCTTTGCTGCCTACGGCCCCGGCTCTGGCCCAAGCGGCTGCCTCTGCTGCCGCCGAACCGGACACCTCCGTGCTGTCCGACACCCTGACTTACGACGATATTGCCAAGCAGACGATCTACAAGGGCAACATCATCCTGACTCGCGGCGCCATGACCTTGATGGCAGACCAGTTGGCGATCGAGCAAGATGCGGAAGGTTTCCAGCACGGCACGGCCACGGTCAGCGAGCGCGCCCGCGTGACGATTCGCCAGGAAGATCCAGCCAAATTTGAACTGATGGTCGCTGAAGGTGTCCGAGCTATCTACAACGGTAAAACCGAAGAGGTCGAGCTGATTGGCAAGGCTGTCGTCAATCGCTATGTTTGCGGCAAGCTGCAGGACTCGGTCCAGGGCCAGCGCATTATCTATCGCCAAAAAGATGGCACGTACCAAGCCTTTGGCGGCTCGGACTCCGCCACACGTGATGGCCGAGTCCGTTCTGTCGCCCGCCCACGCGCCAATGCCGATGCTGCTCTGGCCGAATGCCAACGCAAGTCCTCCCCACGCAAATAG
- a CDS encoding GbsR/MarR family transcriptional regulator, which yields MNLGPQAERFILHFGEMGGRWGVNRTVGQIYALLFIAPEALHADEIAETLGISRSNVSMSLRELQSWRLVNMTHKIGERREYFESPKDVWDIFRTLVEEKRKREIDPTLTLLRSILMEAPVNEEEEYGQQRINEMLELIELACGWFDEVHHLPPETLQNLMRLGSKVQKVLGFAGKIRKADQTGGRHD from the coding sequence ATGAATCTAGGACCACAGGCAGAGCGTTTCATTCTGCACTTTGGGGAGATGGGCGGGCGCTGGGGGGTCAACCGGACGGTGGGCCAGATCTATGCGTTGCTGTTCATTGCGCCCGAAGCCCTCCACGCCGACGAGATTGCCGAAACGCTAGGTATCTCCCGCTCCAATGTCAGCATGAGCTTGCGCGAGTTGCAGTCCTGGCGACTGGTCAACATGACGCACAAGATCGGCGAGCGCCGCGAATACTTTGAATCCCCCAAGGATGTATGGGATATTTTCCGTACCTTGGTGGAGGAAAAGCGCAAGCGCGAGATTGATCCCACATTGACCTTATTGCGAAGTATCCTTATGGAGGCGCCCGTAAATGAGGAAGAGGAATATGGGCAGCAGCGCATTAACGAAATGCTGGAATTGATCGAGTTGGCTTGTGGTTGGTTTGACGAGGTTCATCACTTACCGCCCGAGACCCTGCAAAATCTGATGCGTTTAGGTAGCAAAGTTCAGAAAGTGCTGGGGTTCGCCGGGAAGATTCGCAAAGCTGATCAAACTGGGGGTCGTCATGATTGA
- a CDS encoding adenine phosphoribosyltransferase: MQIDPTQYIRQIIRNVPDWPKPGVTFRDITPVLQDPRSFRVLIDLFVYRYMGQKLDLVAGVDARGFIVGSVLAYELNLGFVPVRKKGKLPFNTVAEEYSLEYGNASVEMHTDSVRPGQRVLLIDDLIATGGTLLAAARLLQRLGANVVEAAAIIDLPELGGSKAVTDSGLSVYTVCSFNESDR; encoded by the coding sequence ATGCAAATTGATCCCACCCAGTACATCCGTCAAATCATTCGCAATGTGCCGGACTGGCCCAAGCCAGGGGTGACTTTCCGCGATATCACCCCGGTCCTGCAAGACCCGCGTTCCTTCCGGGTGTTGATTGACCTGTTTGTCTACCGTTACATGGGACAAAAGCTGGATCTGGTGGCGGGTGTGGATGCACGCGGCTTTATCGTGGGTTCGGTTCTGGCCTATGAATTGAACCTGGGTTTTGTGCCAGTGCGTAAAAAAGGCAAGCTGCCTTTCAATACCGTCGCTGAAGAGTATTCCCTGGAATATGGCAATGCTAGCGTCGAGATGCACACTGACTCCGTGCGTCCTGGTCAGCGTGTTTTGCTGATTGACGACCTGATCGCTACCGGCGGCACTTTGCTCGCTGCGGCCCGTTTGCTGCAGCGCCTGGGTGCCAACGTGGTGGAGGCTGCCGCGATTATTGATCTGCCTGAACTGGGTGGCTCCAAAGCGGTGACCGATTCGGGCCTGTCGGTTTACACCGTCTGTAGCTTTAACGAATCTGACCGCTAA
- a CDS encoding KdsC family phosphatase, giving the protein MMNTPTIPLHPAEAQILAKLPENVRNQLRQLRLMVFDVDGVLTDGRLWYSANGEEFKSFHALDGHGLRMLGESGIHVALITGRESGIVSRRAAELGIPFVHQGVRDKIAILTQLAQENGLSLSEVGYMGDDLIDLPAMQRVGFSASVPEAPFYISQIASWVATQPAGHGAVRECCDAILASQGRLAAFITGGPLKTTGVIQ; this is encoded by the coding sequence ATGATGAATACGCCCACCATCCCGCTCCACCCCGCTGAAGCACAAATTCTGGCCAAGCTGCCCGAGAACGTGCGCAACCAGTTACGCCAGTTGCGCCTGATGGTGTTTGACGTGGACGGCGTGCTGACCGACGGACGCCTGTGGTACAGCGCAAACGGCGAGGAATTCAAGAGCTTTCACGCTCTGGATGGCCATGGCTTGCGCATGCTGGGCGAAAGCGGCATTCATGTTGCCCTGATTACCGGGCGCGAAAGCGGCATCGTGTCGCGTCGCGCTGCCGAGCTGGGGATTCCTTTTGTCCACCAGGGTGTCCGCGACAAGATTGCAATCCTGACTCAACTGGCTCAGGAAAACGGCCTGTCTTTAAGCGAAGTGGGTTATATGGGCGACGATCTGATCGATTTGCCCGCCATGCAGCGCGTGGGGTTTTCCGCCAGCGTGCCTGAAGCTCCCTTCTATATCAGTCAAATTGCCAGCTGGGTGGCGACGCAGCCCGCCGGCCACGGCGCAGTGCGAGAATGCTGTGATGCCATCCTGGCCTCCCAGGGTCGCCTTGCCGCCTTTATTACAGGTGGTCCCTTGAAGACCACAGGAGTCATCCAGTAA
- the cydB gene encoding cytochrome d ubiquinol oxidase subunit II, with product MENLILLDYDTLRIVWWLLLGVLLAAFAIMDGADLGVAMVLPLVARSDDERRTLYNVIGPVWEGNQVWLIVAGGVAFAAWPLLYAMAFSGFYLAMMLLLVALIVRPVAIKYRSKLSSSRWRRNWDAIWTASGLVCALVFGVAIGNVMLGVPFGFDETTLRPMYQGNFFGLFQPFAILCGLLSVLMLAFQGAVVVAWKGSDHVARRARAWAMPLGLLSIVAFAAGGWWISAMNGYSMPWPEVAHAMSNPIGKTVEMVEGAWLANYRTWPALWAAPIVGFAGLLLGALLAGRGRGLLALLFSSLALAGIILTFGFAVFPFLLPSSLNPGSSLTLFDASASHLTLWIMLLVTLVFLPIIVLYTSWVYSVMRGKVSVASMKDSSHSY from the coding sequence ATGGAAAATTTGATTCTTCTCGATTACGACACCTTGCGCATCGTCTGGTGGTTGCTGCTGGGCGTGCTGCTGGCTGCCTTTGCCATCATGGACGGGGCTGACCTGGGTGTGGCCATGGTGTTGCCACTGGTTGCCCGCAGCGATGACGAACGACGCACGCTGTACAACGTGATCGGCCCGGTCTGGGAAGGTAACCAGGTCTGGCTGATCGTGGCCGGTGGGGTCGCTTTTGCGGCCTGGCCCCTGTTGTATGCCATGGCTTTCTCGGGCTTTTACCTGGCCATGATGCTGCTGTTGGTGGCCTTGATCGTGCGCCCGGTTGCCATCAAGTACCGCAGCAAGCTCAGTTCGTCACGCTGGCGTCGCAACTGGGACGCGATCTGGACTGCTTCCGGTCTGGTTTGTGCCCTGGTATTCGGGGTGGCTATTGGCAACGTCATGCTGGGCGTTCCATTCGGCTTTGACGAAACTACGCTGCGTCCGATGTACCAAGGCAATTTCTTTGGTCTGTTCCAGCCCTTTGCCATTCTGTGCGGGTTGCTGAGTGTCTTGATGCTGGCATTCCAGGGCGCGGTGGTAGTGGCCTGGAAAGGTAGTGATCATGTAGCTCGTCGTGCGCGTGCCTGGGCCATGCCTTTGGGGCTGCTGTCCATCGTGGCTTTTGCTGCCGGTGGCTGGTGGATTAGCGCCATGAATGGCTACAGCATGCCCTGGCCTGAGGTGGCTCATGCCATGTCCAACCCCATTGGCAAGACGGTCGAGATGGTGGAAGGCGCCTGGCTGGCCAACTACCGGACCTGGCCTGCATTGTGGGCGGCGCCCATTGTCGGTTTCGCAGGTCTGCTGCTGGGTGCATTGCTGGCTGGCCGTGGCCGTGGTCTGCTGGCCCTGCTGTTCTCTTCCCTGGCGCTGGCCGGCATCATTCTGACCTTTGGCTTTGCGGTCTTCCCCTTCCTCTTGCCTTCGTCCTTGAACCCAGGCTCCAGCCTGACCTTGTTTGATGCCTCGGCCAGTCATCTGACCTTGTGGATCATGCTGCTGGTGACACTGGTGTTCTTGCCCATCATCGTGCTCTATACCTCCTGGGTGTACAGCGTAATGCGTGGCAAGGTATCGGTTGCCAGCATGAAAGATTCTTCTCATTCTTACTAA
- the cydC gene encoding thiol reductant ABC exporter subunit CydC, which yields MKAWFRLLGSSLRARRGTVLFTVLLAISTVAAGVGLLGVAGWFLSSAFLATLGIVFNLFGPSAMIRGLSFWRIASRYLERVVGHALTLDLQVRIRSLVFGRLSRFSQSRLAQFRDGELASSLTSDVAVLDLVLLLILVPLTTAVVAGLVFSAVLQTWLSWWAWLILACLLIAACLIPYICARGASRAAQQVHQLENRQRVLVHQAIRAYADIQVFAAADAVQEQVDKLSQELGQARLRSNGWGIVGQFSQQVLMGVALMTCLLVGAQQVNLQAMSGPLWVGLVLALLGLFEIMAPMMRGASRLGEVQAASSRLLTILDEPEETDQAQGQAIALDKPACLEITGLNFSYGSQPVLEQLSLQVQAGEHIAIFGPSGSGKSTLLGVLMRLLPVSGKQYLVEGDAAQHWSRASWFDHCALLAQDSPLFLGSVRDNLLLAEPTASEQQIWQVLHDAQLDSVVRDLPQGLDTWLGEGGQQLSLGQQRRLCLARVLLSPAHIWFLDEPTASLDGPTSQALMQDILTAARGKTVIMATHDTRLLPLVDSVYQFEAGRLQCRSDMSVNTLGPN from the coding sequence ATGAAAGCGTGGTTTCGTCTCTTAGGTTCCAGCCTGCGCGCACGACGTGGGACGGTGTTGTTTACGGTTCTGCTGGCGATCAGCACGGTGGCCGCCGGTGTCGGCCTTTTGGGTGTGGCTGGTTGGTTTCTAAGCAGCGCTTTTCTGGCTACGTTGGGCATCGTATTCAATCTGTTTGGCCCTTCGGCCATGATTCGTGGCCTGTCTTTTTGGCGTATCGCCTCCCGGTATCTGGAACGCGTAGTCGGCCATGCCCTGACGCTGGATTTGCAAGTACGCATTCGCAGTCTGGTTTTTGGACGTTTGAGCCGATTCAGTCAGTCTCGCTTGGCCCAGTTTCGGGATGGGGAACTGGCTTCCAGCCTGACCTCTGACGTGGCTGTGCTGGATCTGGTGCTCTTGCTGATTTTGGTGCCGCTGACTACGGCTGTCGTGGCTGGTCTGGTGTTTAGCGCTGTGCTGCAAACCTGGCTGTCTTGGTGGGCCTGGCTGATTCTGGCTTGTTTGCTGATTGCCGCTTGTCTAATTCCCTACATTTGCGCCCGTGGCGCCAGCCGTGCGGCTCAGCAGGTTCATCAGTTGGAAAACCGCCAGCGTGTTCTGGTGCATCAGGCCATCCGCGCCTATGCCGATATTCAGGTGTTTGCCGCCGCGGATGCCGTGCAGGAACAAGTGGACAAGCTTAGCCAGGAACTGGGACAAGCCCGTTTGCGCAGCAATGGCTGGGGCATTGTTGGGCAGTTTTCCCAGCAGGTTTTGATGGGCGTAGCCTTGATGACCTGCCTGCTGGTTGGGGCGCAACAGGTCAATCTGCAAGCCATGAGTGGCCCCTTGTGGGTGGGGCTGGTGTTGGCTTTGCTGGGTTTGTTCGAGATCATGGCACCCATGATGCGCGGCGCGTCCCGTTTGGGAGAGGTTCAGGCAGCCAGCAGTCGTTTGCTGACGATTCTGGACGAGCCCGAGGAAACCGATCAGGCGCAAGGGCAGGCGATTGCGTTGGACAAGCCGGCCTGCCTGGAAATCACAGGTCTGAATTTTTCCTACGGTTCACAGCCCGTATTGGAGCAGTTGTCGCTGCAAGTCCAAGCTGGCGAGCACATTGCTATTTTTGGCCCCAGTGGTTCCGGCAAGTCCACCTTGCTGGGCGTACTGATGCGCTTATTGCCTGTTTCGGGAAAGCAGTATCTGGTTGAGGGTGACGCAGCCCAGCATTGGAGCCGCGCCAGCTGGTTTGATCATTGCGCCTTGCTGGCGCAGGACTCACCGCTGTTTCTGGGTTCGGTACGAGATAATCTTTTGCTGGCAGAACCGACGGCATCAGAGCAACAAATCTGGCAGGTTCTTCACGATGCCCAGCTGGACAGTGTGGTACGTGATTTGCCCCAAGGGTTGGATACCTGGCTGGGCGAGGGTGGGCAACAATTGTCCCTGGGGCAGCAGCGCCGCCTGTGTCTGGCACGTGTGCTGTTGTCGCCTGCTCATATCTGGTTTCTGGACGAGCCTACGGCCAGCCTGGATGGCCCGACCAGTCAGGCCTTGATGCAGGATATTCTGACCGCAGCGCGTGGGAAAACCGTAATTATGGCGACCCACGATACCCGTTTGCTGCCTTTGGTCGATAGCGTTTATCAGTTTGAGGCGGGTCGTTTGCAATGTAGATCCGACATGTCAGTAAATACTTTAGGGCCAAACTAA
- a CDS encoding KpsF/GutQ family sugar-phosphate isomerase, with product MNTPALLDPAHILSSAQRTFAIEVDALQALGGRLDQSFVEATQLLVHCQGRVVVTGIGKSGHVARKIAATLASTGTPAFFMHAAEALHGDLGMITKQDVVIAISYSGQAQELVTVLTVLRRMGAKLIAITGNAQSELAQNADLHLDAHVEHEACPLNLAPTASTTAALVLGDALAVACLEARGFSREDFARSHPGGALGRQLLTFVRDIMRSGEQLPIVSPETLVPDALIEMSSKGMGMTIVTDSQGHPVGMFTDGDLRRLIARAGDIRKLPVSEGMSREPRSIAAEALAIEAAEQMDALRISQMLVLDTNGLLLGALHMHDLLAAKVI from the coding sequence ATGAATACACCGGCACTTTTAGATCCCGCCCATATCCTGTCCTCAGCTCAACGCACCTTCGCCATTGAAGTTGACGCGTTACAAGCGCTGGGCGGGCGTCTGGACCAAAGTTTTGTAGAAGCCACCCAACTGCTCGTGCACTGTCAGGGGCGCGTGGTGGTGACCGGCATCGGCAAGTCCGGCCATGTGGCACGCAAGATTGCGGCTACCCTGGCGTCAACGGGCACCCCCGCTTTTTTCATGCACGCTGCCGAAGCCCTGCACGGCGACCTGGGCATGATTACCAAGCAGGACGTGGTCATTGCCATTTCCTACTCCGGCCAGGCCCAGGAGCTGGTGACCGTGCTGACCGTGCTGCGCCGCATGGGTGCCAAGCTGATTGCCATCACCGGCAATGCCCAGTCCGAACTGGCCCAAAATGCCGACCTGCATCTGGATGCGCATGTGGAGCATGAAGCCTGCCCGTTGAACCTGGCCCCCACGGCCAGCACTACCGCCGCATTAGTATTAGGTGATGCACTGGCCGTTGCCTGCCTGGAAGCACGAGGCTTCAGCCGCGAAGATTTCGCCCGCTCCCACCCTGGCGGCGCGCTGGGTCGTCAATTACTGACGTTTGTGCGCGACATCATGCGCAGTGGCGAACAGTTGCCCATTGTTTCCCCCGAGACCCTGGTTCCCGATGCCCTGATAGAAATGTCCAGCAAAGGCATGGGCATGACCATTGTCACTGACTCGCAAGGCCATCCCGTTGGGATGTTCACTGATGGCGACCTGCGCCGCCTGATTGCTCGCGCGGGCGACATACGCAAGCTGCCCGTGTCCGAAGGCATGTCACGCGAACCGCGCAGCATTGCGGCCGAAGCCCTGGCCATTGAAGCGGCCGAGCAAATGGATGCCCTGCGTATCAGTCAAATGCTGGTATTGGACACAAACGGGCTACTATTGGGAGCTCTGCACATGCACGACCTGTTGGCTGCAAAGGTAATCTGA
- the lptC gene encoding LPS export ABC transporter periplasmic protein LptC has product MRDRLPTVISLLLLTMLVLATLWAVDYTQSSVAIDPPRRVTHEPDSWARDFTMISSDQTGMAISRLDGKIAYHYPDDDSHDITSPRAVSNRADSPLTIATSDTAHMNAGGDMITMTGNAHIHRQATPEDEAMDVRSEVLIILPEEDVVYTNEPALVVNGQSTMRGTGMRYDNRVRQLNVMSESDVKISGQQTQKARSSNSSKDSPP; this is encoded by the coding sequence ATGCGTGACCGTCTACCCACCGTCATTTCACTGCTGTTGCTGACCATGCTGGTGCTGGCAACGCTGTGGGCGGTCGATTACACCCAGAGCTCGGTTGCCATTGATCCCCCGCGCCGTGTTACCCACGAGCCCGACTCCTGGGCGCGCGACTTCACCATGATCAGCTCTGACCAAACCGGGATGGCCATCAGCCGCCTGGATGGCAAGATTGCCTACCACTACCCGGATGACGACTCGCACGACATCACCTCCCCGCGCGCGGTCAGCAACCGGGCGGACTCGCCCTTGACGATTGCCACCTCCGATACCGCGCATATGAATGCAGGCGGGGACATGATCACCATGACAGGCAACGCCCATATTCACCGCCAGGCCACCCCCGAGGATGAAGCCATGGATGTGCGCAGCGAAGTGCTGATCATCCTGCCCGAAGAGGACGTGGTGTACACCAACGAACCGGCATTGGTCGTCAATGGCCAGTCCACCATGCGCGGTACCGGGATGCGTTACGATAATCGCGTTCGCCAATTGAACGTCATGTCGGAATCCGACGTTAAAATCTCGGGCCAACAAACACAAAAAGCGCGTTCTTCCAATAGTTCTAAGGATTCCCCTCCATGA
- the cydD gene encoding thiol reductant ABC exporter subunit CydD gives MTPQSPTAQQWLGQFSSRARTALRASMLAPVLAGALLIPQAWLLAKIVQAIVVDGLPWTGQLFSILMVAALLLLRAAISALGERRAQKVSEQLKQGQRSELFARLFRSTVPRLRASNSGELSTSLITQVEALDGFVTRYIPCMAAAALVPLALVLAVLPVDGIVSLILLLSTPLIPLFMALVGWGAEAASREQQQTTLRLSGFFADRLRGIFTLSLMGRGQDELHRVELASQELRTRTMKVLRIAFLSSAVLEFFAALGVAGIAVYIGLGYLGYLGESFSGISLQQGLFCLLLAPEAYQPLRQLAANYHDRAAARAAAVEVDRLWANLGQDLIPAAPTSADNEAVFPNLPVVVLRHLHLPQLGGQGTLLEVPGLQLYIDQSYAVLGASGSGKTSLLESLIGLRPLSQGEILLRNSDTAGRLLTRHDGVVLISQQAFLAMGTIADGLRLAAPQVSDEQLWQALEQACAAEFVRALPDGLQTALGEGGFGLSGGQIQRLALARLFLTDPHVVLLDEPSSRLDAATRDRVMRNILRFCQGRCLVVATHDQELAAMCSNQLHIAQGVLTA, from the coding sequence TTGACACCGCAAAGTCCAACGGCGCAACAATGGCTGGGGCAGTTCTCCAGCCGCGCCCGCACGGCTTTGCGGGCCTCCATGCTGGCACCGGTGCTGGCGGGCGCTTTACTGATTCCCCAGGCCTGGTTGCTGGCAAAGATTGTGCAGGCAATTGTGGTCGATGGCCTGCCCTGGACAGGGCAGCTTTTCTCTATCTTGATGGTGGCTGCACTCTTGCTGCTGCGCGCCGCCATTTCCGCGTTGGGTGAGCGGCGTGCGCAGAAGGTGTCGGAACAGCTGAAACAAGGACAGCGCTCCGAGTTGTTTGCCCGCTTGTTCCGCAGCACCGTACCCCGTTTGCGGGCCAGCAATAGCGGTGAGCTTTCTACCAGTTTGATCACGCAAGTCGAAGCTCTGGACGGCTTTGTGACGCGATACATCCCTTGCATGGCGGCTGCGGCTCTGGTGCCTTTGGCACTGGTGCTGGCGGTGTTGCCCGTGGACGGCATTGTGTCCTTGATTCTGTTGTTGAGCACGCCTTTGATTCCTTTGTTCATGGCCCTGGTGGGGTGGGGCGCGGAGGCTGCCAGCCGTGAGCAACAACAAACAACCTTGCGCCTGTCTGGTTTTTTTGCGGACCGTTTGCGCGGGATTTTTACCCTAAGTCTGATGGGGCGCGGGCAGGATGAGTTGCACCGTGTGGAACTGGCCAGCCAGGAGTTGCGCACACGCACCATGAAGGTGCTGCGTATCGCATTCCTGTCATCGGCTGTACTGGAGTTTTTTGCGGCCTTGGGTGTGGCCGGGATCGCTGTATATATTGGTTTGGGTTACCTGGGCTATCTGGGCGAGTCCTTTTCGGGCATCAGCTTGCAACAAGGCTTGTTCTGTTTGCTCCTGGCCCCGGAGGCCTACCAGCCCTTGCGCCAATTGGCCGCTAATTATCATGATCGGGCAGCGGCGCGTGCGGCTGCGGTAGAAGTCGACAGGCTGTGGGCAAACTTGGGCCAGGATTTGATTCCTGCGGCTCCCACCAGTGCCGACAATGAAGCGGTGTTTCCCAACTTGCCGGTAGTGGTATTGCGTCACCTGCATTTGCCGCAGTTAGGCGGGCAGGGGACTTTGCTGGAAGTGCCCGGCCTGCAACTCTATATAGATCAGTCCTATGCGGTGCTGGGAGCCAGTGGCTCCGGCAAGACCAGCCTGCTGGAAAGCCTGATTGGTTTGCGCCCCTTGTCACAAGGTGAAATTCTGTTGCGCAACAGCGATACTGCCGGGCGCTTGCTGACGCGTCATGATGGAGTCGTACTGATTTCCCAGCAGGCCTTTTTAGCCATGGGGACAATTGCAGATGGTTTGCGTCTGGCAGCCCCACAAGTCAGTGATGAACAGCTGTGGCAAGCTTTGGAACAAGCCTGTGCAGCCGAATTTGTACGGGCCTTGCCCGATGGTTTGCAAACGGCGCTGGGCGAGGGTGGTTTTGGTCTTTCCGGTGGCCAGATTCAGCGTTTGGCACTGGCCCGCCTGTTTTTGACAGACCCGCATGTGGTCTTGCTGGACGAACCCAGCTCCCGCCTGGATGCGGCGACACGGGATCGTGTCATGCGCAATATTCTGCGCTTTTGTCAGGGACGCTGTCTGGTCGTGGCCACGCATGACCAGGAGCTGGCGGCCATGTGCTCGAACCAACTGCACATCGCCCAAGGAGTTCTGACGGCATGA
- the cydX gene encoding cytochrome bd-I oxidase subunit CydX, whose product MWYFSWVLGLGLACAFSILNAMWFELRESTALQNAASSKANADIEV is encoded by the coding sequence ATGTGGTACTTCTCTTGGGTTTTAGGTTTGGGTCTTGCCTGCGCATTCTCCATCCTGAATGCGATGTGGTTCGAGCTGCGTGAGAGCACGGCTTTGCAGAACGCGGCCTCTTCCAAAGCCAATGCCGATATCGAGGTCTGA